In Deltaproteobacteria bacterium HGW-Deltaproteobacteria-18, the following proteins share a genomic window:
- the gyrB gene encoding DNA topoisomerase (ATP-hydrolyzing) subunit B — MTKASTYTADNITVLEGLSAVRMRPAMYIGSTNTNGLHHLVYEVIDNSIDEAMAGYCDHIKVVVHMDNSVSIVDNGRGIPVDMHPKEKKPALEVVMTVLHAGGKFDNDTYKVSGGLHGVGVSVVNALSEYLEVTVSRGGQRHYQRYCRGVPQAPLAVIGETDKSGTLVRFRPDEEIFEELDFQYDVLAKRFEELAYLNPGIKIEFFDEKTQNRDVFKYEGGIISFVKNKNQDNGIHKVIGGTGEMEGVSIDFALQYTAGYKENVFTFANNIRTKEGGTHLQGFKTALTRAINTYIQNSDVPKKLKQKVSGDDVREGLTAIISVKIPNPQFEGQTKTKLGNSEVAGYVATMVYEALNQFFGENPKDVRLIIEKVIDAARARDAARRAKDLVRRKGALSDNALPGKLADCQSKDPAECEVFIVEGDSAGGSAKQGRNPKFQAILPLRGKILNVEKTRFDKMLQNKEIKALITAMGAGIGEGDVDLTRLRYHKIVIMTDADVDGAHIRTLILTFFFRHYEELIKQGYLYIAQPPLYRVHKGSFERYIKDEDEMSQFLIQRVTEEVALILPDREPLTGEELKGLLNNILALRELALDVANMGIPDSLFMQVVNAPGAIEPDELRANGPDEALTAHMAAGGFTLELISEQDEPQNGEALDTEARHYLRFVDGNNHVIRLGVEFFYSKRYRRAVELLGRIREVGSSQLWTIRHKDVELEATGPFDLLRQVLDLAQKGINVQRYKGLGEMNPEQLWSTTMDPEVRTFLQVTIDDAVEADELFTKLMGDKVEPRREFIERNALLVSDLDI; from the coding sequence ATGACAAAAGCATCAACATATACCGCAGACAATATCACCGTCCTTGAAGGTTTGTCCGCCGTCCGCATGCGCCCGGCCATGTACATCGGCTCGACCAACACCAACGGCCTGCATCACCTCGTCTACGAAGTCATCGACAACTCCATCGACGAGGCCATGGCCGGCTATTGCGACCATATCAAGGTCGTCGTGCACATGGACAACTCGGTCAGCATCGTGGACAACGGCCGCGGCATTCCCGTGGACATGCATCCCAAGGAAAAAAAGCCGGCGCTTGAAGTGGTCATGACCGTCCTGCATGCCGGCGGCAAGTTCGACAACGACACCTACAAGGTTTCGGGCGGCCTGCACGGCGTGGGCGTGTCCGTGGTCAACGCCCTGTCCGAGTACCTTGAGGTCACGGTCAGCCGTGGCGGCCAGCGCCACTATCAGCGCTATTGCCGCGGCGTGCCGCAGGCTCCCCTGGCGGTGATCGGCGAGACCGACAAGAGCGGGACCCTGGTCCGCTTCAGGCCTGACGAGGAGATCTTCGAGGAGCTTGATTTCCAGTACGATGTGCTGGCCAAGCGCTTCGAGGAACTGGCCTACCTCAATCCCGGCATCAAGATCGAATTTTTCGACGAGAAGACCCAGAACCGGGACGTGTTCAAGTACGAAGGCGGAATCATCTCCTTCGTCAAGAACAAGAACCAGGACAACGGGATTCACAAGGTTATCGGCGGGACCGGCGAGATGGAAGGGGTGAGCATCGATTTCGCTCTGCAGTACACCGCCGGTTACAAGGAAAACGTCTTCACGTTTGCCAACAACATCCGCACCAAGGAAGGCGGCACGCACCTGCAGGGCTTCAAGACGGCCCTGACCCGCGCCATCAACACCTACATCCAGAACAGCGATGTGCCCAAGAAGCTCAAACAGAAGGTGTCCGGCGATGACGTGCGCGAGGGCCTGACCGCCATCATCAGCGTCAAGATCCCCAACCCGCAGTTCGAGGGTCAGACCAAGACCAAGCTCGGCAACTCCGAGGTGGCCGGATACGTCGCGACCATGGTCTACGAGGCCTTGAACCAGTTCTTCGGCGAGAATCCCAAGGACGTGCGCCTGATCATCGAAAAGGTCATCGACGCCGCCCGCGCCCGTGACGCGGCCCGGCGGGCCAAGGATCTGGTGCGACGCAAGGGCGCCCTGTCCGACAACGCCCTGCCCGGCAAGCTTGCGGACTGCCAGAGCAAGGACCCGGCCGAGTGCGAAGTATTCATTGTCGAGGGTGATTCGGCCGGCGGCTCCGCCAAGCAGGGGCGCAATCCGAAGTTCCAGGCCATCCTGCCCCTGCGCGGCAAGATTTTGAACGTGGAGAAGACCCGCTTCGACAAGATGCTCCAGAACAAGGAGATAAAGGCCCTCATCACGGCCATGGGCGCGGGGATCGGCGAGGGCGACGTGGATCTTACACGGCTTCGCTACCACAAGATCGTGATCATGACCGACGCCGACGTGGACGGGGCGCACATCCGCACCCTGATCCTGACTTTCTTCTTCCGCCACTACGAGGAACTGATCAAGCAGGGCTACCTCTACATCGCCCAGCCGCCGCTCTACCGGGTGCACAAGGGCTCTTTCGAGCGCTACATCAAGGATGAGGACGAGATGAGCCAGTTCCTGATCCAGCGCGTGACCGAAGAGGTGGCCCTGATTCTTCCCGACCGGGAACCCCTCACGGGCGAGGAGCTCAAAGGACTTCTGAACAACATTCTGGCCCTGCGTGAACTGGCCCTGGATGTTGCAAACATGGGCATTCCCGACAGCCTGTTCATGCAGGTCGTCAACGCGCCCGGTGCGATCGAGCCCGATGAGCTGCGCGCAAACGGGCCGGACGAAGCGCTGACGGCGCACATGGCCGCGGGAGGCTTTACCCTGGAGCTGATCAGCGAACAGGACGAGCCCCAGAACGGCGAGGCGCTTGACACCGAGGCGCGTCATTACCTGCGTTTCGTTGACGGCAACAACCATGTCATCCGTCTTGGCGTGGAATTCTTCTACTCCAAGCGCTATCGCCGGGCCGTGGAACTTTTGGGCAGGATCAGGGAAGTCGGTTCCAGCCAGCTCTGGACCATCCGGCACAAGGACGTGGAACTGGAGGCGACGGGCCCCTTCGATCTTTTGCGGCAGGTTCTGGATCTGGCCCAGAAGGGGATCAACGTGCAGCGCTACAAGGGTCTGGGTGAGATGAATCCGGAGCAGCTCTGGAGCACGACCATGGATCCCGAGGTACGCACCTTCCTGCAGGTGACCATTGACGATGCGGTCGAAGCCGACGAGCTGTTCACCAAGCTCATGGGCGACAAGGTCGAACCCCGGCGTGAATTCATCGAGCGTAATGCCCTCCTGGTTTCAGACCTTGACATTTAG
- a CDS encoding DNA polymerase III subunit beta: MFLKVRKEEVIDGLLKAANIIPSKTGAAYLRTVWLKAENDTISILATDSSIEFVGVYPAVISDGGLVGVQGKKFCELMRRLPPGEITLKLDPSAKHLLIEQGRRKYKLPANESSWFQDFNPFPADNAVLWSGDLFKEIIDRIAFCIADDEDLTSMNCIKFAPVENDDVEICGLNGHQFGLLRFSNPDIRAVLGQDGFLVSKKYLLEIRKWLTNDEIEISLSDKRLFLRTENRKESFSLPLKAYVFADYRNFINQYKDRFASNLVVDRHELTDALDRIFVFNTEANKATFFDFGPEELSLYCQGQDIGEGTELISCQYAGELSKIALPTKVILEILGHFVSDSLTFSFVGPSEPCRITGKDDPNYMIITMPVEITEDTYYSEEEL, from the coding sequence ATGTTTTTGAAAGTGCGTAAGGAAGAGGTCATTGACGGACTGCTCAAGGCCGCCAACATCATCCCGTCCAAAACCGGCGCGGCCTATCTGCGCACGGTCTGGCTCAAGGCCGAAAATGACACCATTTCGATCCTGGCCACGGATTCGAGCATCGAGTTCGTGGGGGTCTATCCGGCCGTGATCAGCGATGGCGGCCTGGTCGGCGTGCAGGGCAAGAAGTTCTGCGAACTGATGCGCCGCCTCCCTCCGGGCGAGATCACGCTCAAGCTCGATCCAAGCGCCAAGCATCTGCTCATCGAACAGGGTCGGCGCAAGTACAAGCTTCCTGCCAACGAATCCTCCTGGTTCCAGGACTTCAACCCGTTCCCGGCGGATAACGCCGTGCTCTGGTCCGGGGATCTCTTCAAGGAGATCATCGATCGCATCGCTTTTTGCATTGCCGATGACGAAGACCTGACCAGCATGAACTGCATCAAGTTCGCGCCCGTGGAGAATGACGATGTGGAGATTTGCGGCTTGAACGGCCACCAGTTCGGACTGCTCCGCTTCTCAAATCCCGATATCCGCGCTGTGCTCGGGCAGGACGGGTTTCTGGTCTCCAAGAAGTATCTGCTCGAGATCCGCAAATGGCTGACCAACGACGAGATCGAGATCAGCCTTTCGGACAAGCGCCTCTTCCTGCGCACCGAGAACCGCAAGGAATCGTTCAGTCTTCCGCTCAAGGCCTACGTTTTTGCCGACTACCGCAACTTCATCAACCAGTACAAGGATCGCTTCGCCTCCAACCTGGTGGTGGACCGGCACGAGCTGACCGACGCCCTGGACCGCATCTTCGTCTTCAACACCGAAGCCAACAAGGCCACGTTCTTCGACTTCGGTCCCGAGGAACTGTCCCTCTACTGTCAGGGCCAGGACATCGGCGAGGGCACGGAGCTGATCAGCTGCCAGTATGCAGGCGAACTGTCCAAGATCGCCCTGCCGACCAAGGTCATCCTCGAGATCCTGGGGCACTTCGTGTCCGACTCCCTGACCTTTTCCTTCGTGGGCCCGTCCGAACCCTGCCGCATCACCGGCAAGGACGACCCCAACTACATGATCATCACCATGCCCGTGGAGATCACCGAAGACACCTATTACAGCGAGGAAGAGCTGTAG
- the pyrE gene encoding orotate phosphoribosyltransferase: protein MIDLKRRLARLLIEKSYLEGDFTLTSGKKSDYYFDCKHTALHPEGAWLIGKLFLDMIRAKGGVKGVGGMTLGADPLVSSVTVVSHLEGYPLPGFIIRKQSKGHGTNQYLEGLKNFEPGQNVCLLEDVITTGGTLLTAVERVRDQGLNIVGIMGVLDREQGGRENLEKAGFELQTIFTRKELLETAKS, encoded by the coding sequence ATGATTGATCTGAAGAGACGCCTGGCCAGGCTGCTCATCGAGAAGTCCTATCTCGAGGGCGACTTCACCCTGACCTCGGGCAAGAAGAGCGACTATTATTTCGATTGCAAGCACACGGCCCTGCACCCCGAAGGCGCATGGCTCATCGGTAAGCTTTTTCTGGACATGATCCGCGCCAAGGGCGGGGTCAAGGGCGTTGGCGGAATGACGCTGGGCGCCGACCCACTGGTATCGAGCGTGACCGTGGTTTCCCACCTGGAAGGCTACCCCCTGCCCGGATTCATCATCCGCAAGCAGTCCAAGGGGCACGGCACCAACCAGTACCTTGAAGGGCTCAAAAACTTCGAACCGGGCCAGAACGTGTGCCTGCTCGAAGACGTCATCACCACCGGCGGCACGCTGCTCACGGCGGTTGAACGCGTGCGCGACCAGGGCCTGAACATCGTCGGCATCATGGGCGTGCTCGACCGGGAGCAGGGCGGCCGGGAGAATCTGGAAAAAGCCGGATTCGAACTGCAGACCATCTTCACCCGTAAAGAACTGCTCGAAACCGCGAAAAGCTAG
- a CDS encoding zinc ribbon domain-containing protein, with the protein MPIYEYCCEDCRQIFEEWQKDFKDREKICPVCGGTSQRLISNTSFVLKGGGWYASGYSKESGGNGKKKDTSSTPAPDTTSSAS; encoded by the coding sequence ATGCCCATTTACGAATACTGCTGTGAAGACTGCCGTCAGATCTTCGAAGAGTGGCAGAAGGATTTCAAGGACAGGGAAAAAATCTGTCCGGTCTGCGGGGGCACGTCCCAGAGGCTTATCTCCAACACTTCCTTCGTATTGAAAGGAGGCGGCTGGTACGCGTCCGGCTACAGCAAGGAATCCGGCGGCAACGGCAAAAAGAAGGACACCTCGTCCACACCGGCCCCGGACACAACCTCTTCGGCGTCCTGA
- a CDS encoding cell filamentation protein Fic: MQSKPPRHKEIRQLLRQYPDGLTSTAISALLHNPPHQRTVQRWLAELAAAGVVTVSGRARATVYQLDTSLGPAPVLLSEPSSPFDAPDGIPLSEQGREICAYVRRPRTGRTPIGYDRNFLDDYVPSQTWYLSEATRRHLRSIGETEAFGRPAGTHGRAVLNRLLIDLSWASSRLEGNTYSRLDTQKLIEFGRHAEGKGAQDAQMILNHKAAIELLLDDADSVGFDAHTFLGLHGLLSENLMPDPDASGRLRFRPVEISGSVFIPLAMPQVIEECFHGILQKAAAITDPFEQAFFVLVQLPYLQPFEDVNKRVSRIGANIPLLKNNLSPLTFIDVPDRTYIDAILGVYEMNRIELLRDLFVWAYDRSAREYVAVRKSLAEPDPLRLRYRQQLREIVVDIVRTRRQDVLEAMERFADDQVEAQDREAFVEMVQDELKRLHPGTLARYRLRLSEFEAWREARRI, encoded by the coding sequence ATGCAGAGTAAACCCCCAAGACACAAAGAAATCCGGCAGCTTCTACGCCAATACCCTGACGGACTGACCAGCACCGCCATCAGCGCGCTTTTGCATAATCCGCCGCATCAACGCACGGTGCAACGCTGGCTGGCCGAGCTCGCGGCGGCCGGAGTCGTGACTGTTTCCGGTCGCGCAAGAGCCACCGTGTATCAACTGGACACTTCTCTTGGCCCCGCACCAGTGCTGCTGTCGGAGCCGTCGTCACCGTTTGACGCCCCTGACGGCATTCCCCTCTCAGAGCAAGGCAGAGAGATTTGCGCCTACGTAAGGCGGCCACGCACAGGCCGAACCCCCATTGGTTATGACCGAAATTTTCTTGACGACTACGTTCCAAGCCAGACCTGGTATCTGAGCGAGGCGACCAGAAGGCATCTGCGGAGCATTGGCGAGACGGAAGCGTTCGGCCGACCGGCGGGCACGCATGGCCGGGCCGTCTTGAACCGACTCCTGATTGACTTGTCCTGGGCCTCGAGCCGTCTGGAGGGCAACACCTACTCCCGGCTTGATACGCAGAAGTTGATCGAATTCGGGCGTCATGCAGAGGGCAAGGGAGCCCAGGACGCCCAGATGATCCTCAACCACAAGGCGGCCATCGAACTGCTGCTCGACGACGCCGATTCCGTGGGCTTTGACGCGCATACATTCCTCGGCCTGCACGGCCTGCTCTCGGAAAACCTGATGCCTGACCCGGATGCATCCGGGCGCCTGCGCTTCAGGCCGGTGGAGATCAGCGGCTCGGTCTTCATCCCCCTGGCCATGCCGCAGGTCATCGAGGAATGTTTTCATGGCATCCTTCAGAAGGCGGCGGCCATTACTGATCCTTTCGAACAGGCGTTTTTCGTGCTGGTCCAACTCCCTTACCTCCAGCCATTCGAGGATGTGAACAAGCGCGTCTCACGGATCGGGGCCAATATTCCACTGCTCAAAAACAACCTCTCGCCGCTGACATTCATCGACGTTCCGGATCGCACATACATCGATGCGATCCTTGGTGTTTATGAAATGAACCGCATCGAACTGCTGCGGGATCTCTTTGTCTGGGCCTACGATCGCTCGGCAAGGGAGTACGTGGCGGTACGCAAGAGCCTGGCCGAGCCGGATCCGCTGCGCCTGCGCTACAGGCAGCAGTTGCGGGAAATCGTCGTCGATATCGTGCGCACAAGGAGACAGGATGTGCTGGAGGCCATGGAACGATTTGCGGATGATCAGGTCGAGGCCCAAGACCGGGAGGCCTTTGTCGAGATGGTTCAGGACGAGTTAAAACGCCTTCACCCCGGAACTCTGGCCAGATACCGGCTTCGGCTTTCCGAGTTCGAGGCGTGGCGAGAAGCGAGAAGGATCTGA
- a CDS encoding chromosomal replication initiator DnaA has translation MSSARVDVALAQAFAPEELDKWRSSLGLSVEGTVLTVRFPHRYFADWFENHARARFEQALAGSGLTIVYECRDRSRSRIVREPRPAGQALPFGSEFIFDNFLVNNKNYFPLASAQEVAQSREAPYNPFVLCGESGSGKSFLLRAIANARSEHGADGTYVGGIEDLHELYSSRSDARKFLTSMQLLAVDDLQEIARYRYLQGELLALFDHFHLQRKQMVFACTGKVGGYTFLAPKLKSRLEWGLSVMLKAPDLDIRTQYAQSRCRERRLDLSKDRILLLAQRFADLRNLEGCLLKLWAYRELVHDHISDEEFDNILNYLDDRAVTSLSVEQILDEVCARLNLKPEDILSSGRRHDLVFARQVAMYLCRKHLGLSFPELGRAFGGRDHSTVLYSCRKVEQLQRDDKSIKNMLHELSDKCLAMNETTLA, from the coding sequence GTGAGCAGCGCGCGGGTGGACGTGGCGCTGGCGCAGGCCTTTGCCCCGGAAGAGCTGGACAAATGGCGTTCATCCCTGGGTTTGAGCGTGGAAGGCACGGTGCTCACGGTGCGCTTTCCGCACAGATATTTTGCCGACTGGTTTGAAAATCACGCGCGCGCCCGTTTCGAGCAGGCCCTGGCCGGTAGCGGGCTGACCATCGTCTATGAATGCCGGGACCGAAGCCGCTCCCGCATCGTACGCGAGCCCCGGCCTGCAGGTCAGGCCCTGCCCTTTGGGTCCGAGTTCATTTTCGACAACTTCCTGGTCAACAACAAGAACTACTTCCCCCTGGCCTCGGCCCAGGAAGTGGCCCAGAGCCGGGAAGCTCCGTACAACCCGTTCGTGCTCTGCGGGGAAAGCGGATCGGGCAAGTCCTTCCTGCTGCGGGCCATCGCCAACGCCAGGAGCGAGCATGGCGCAGACGGGACCTATGTGGGCGGCATCGAGGATCTGCACGAGCTGTATTCGTCCCGGTCCGACGCGCGGAAATTTCTGACGTCCATGCAGCTTCTGGCGGTGGACGACCTGCAGGAGATCGCCCGCTACAGGTATCTGCAGGGCGAACTTCTGGCGCTCTTCGATCACTTCCATCTGCAGCGCAAACAGATGGTTTTCGCCTGCACGGGCAAGGTCGGCGGGTACACGTTTCTGGCGCCCAAGCTCAAGTCGCGTCTCGAGTGGGGCCTTAGCGTCATGCTCAAGGCTCCGGACCTGGACATCCGCACCCAATATGCCCAGTCCCGTTGCCGGGAGCGCCGGCTGGATCTTTCCAAGGACAGAATCCTGCTTCTCGCCCAGCGTTTTGCCGACCTGCGCAATCTGGAAGGATGCCTTTTGAAATTGTGGGCCTACCGGGAATTGGTCCACGACCACATTTCCGATGAAGAGTTTGACAATATTCTCAATTATCTGGACGATCGCGCGGTGACGAGCCTGAGCGTCGAACAGATTCTGGACGAGGTTTGCGCCAGACTCAACCTGAAGCCTGAGGACATCCTGTCTTCCGGCCGCAGGCATGACCTTGTTTTTGCCCGGCAGGTGGCCATGTACCTGTGTCGCAAGCATCTGGGACTGTCGTTTCCGGAGCTTGGCCGGGCCTTTGGCGGAAGGGACCACTCGACGGTGCTCTACAGCTGCCGAAAAGTCGAACAATTGCAGAGAGATGATAAAAGCATAAAAAACATGTTACATGAACTGAGCGATAAATGCCTGGCCATGAACGAAACAACCCTTGCCTAG
- a CDS encoding FeS-binding protein, whose protein sequence is MAAPVYFWNLRASRKAPFEAKVKRLLKLAGLGAELRSGDLAAIKLHFGEGGGTGHVRPLQLAPILAFVRKCGAKPFLTDTNTLYVGQRGESVSHGLQAAAHGYDPNVLGAPVIIADGLKSGNERAIPCPGRHFEVAYLAGDIVDADMMVTVSHFKGHDLAGFGGAIKNVGMGCATRKGKMQQHCGLGPAIHPEHCTACGHCVEVCSHGALTLDLNGKIRIDRDRCAGCAACFLVCRSGGLEVDWRVDVNTFLERMAEYAAAALLTRSRRTFHMNFIQQVSPGCDCTGFSDAPICPDLGLVASWDPVALDQACLDLVNRAQPLHPSALPEGIMPGQDKFEAIHGHVRGVHLLEYAASLGIGSREYALQPV, encoded by the coding sequence ATGGCCGCGCCCGTATATTTCTGGAACCTGCGCGCCTCGCGCAAGGCGCCTTTTGAGGCCAAGGTCAAGCGCCTGCTCAAACTGGCGGGTCTTGGCGCGGAGCTTCGTTCGGGCGATCTGGCCGCGATCAAGCTGCATTTCGGCGAAGGCGGAGGCACGGGTCATGTGCGGCCCCTGCAGCTCGCGCCCATCCTGGCCTTTGTTCGCAAATGCGGGGCCAAGCCGTTCCTGACCGACACCAACACGCTCTATGTGGGCCAGCGCGGCGAGTCCGTTTCTCACGGGCTGCAGGCCGCCGCCCACGGCTACGACCCCAATGTCCTGGGCGCACCGGTCATCATCGCCGACGGACTCAAAAGCGGCAACGAACGGGCCATTCCCTGTCCCGGCAGGCATTTCGAAGTCGCCTATCTGGCCGGGGACATCGTCGATGCGGACATGATGGTCACGGTCAGCCACTTCAAGGGCCACGATCTGGCCGGATTCGGCGGAGCCATCAAGAACGTCGGCATGGGCTGCGCCACGCGCAAGGGCAAAATGCAGCAGCACTGCGGCCTTGGGCCCGCCATACATCCCGAGCACTGCACCGCCTGCGGGCACTGCGTGGAAGTTTGCAGCCACGGCGCCCTAACCCTTGACCTGAACGGCAAGATTCGGATCGACCGCGACAGGTGCGCGGGCTGCGCGGCCTGCTTCCTGGTCTGCCGCTCAGGAGGACTGGAAGTTGACTGGCGGGTGGATGTGAACACATTTCTTGAGCGCATGGCCGAATATGCGGCGGCAGCGCTTTTGACGAGGTCAAGGCGGACCTTCCACATGAACTTCATTCAGCAGGTCAGCCCCGGCTGCGATTGCACGGGCTTCTCCGATGCGCCCATCTGTCCCGATCTGGGACTTGTGGCCTCCTGGGACCCGGTGGCACTCGACCAGGCCTGCCTGGATCTGGTCAACCGGGCCCAACCCCTGCACCCAAGCGCCCTTCCCGAGGGCATAATGCCCGGACAGGACAAATTCGAGGCCATCCACGGCCACGTACGCGGCGTCCATCTGCTGGAGTATGCGGCAAGCCTCGGGATCGGATCGCGGGAATATGCGCTCCAGCCCGTATAA
- a CDS encoding adenylosuccinate lyase, which yields MIDRYTRKEMGDIWTLEQKFRVWLEVELAICEGWHAMGVIPGSDMQAIREKADFELDRILELEETTKHDVIAFLTAVEEKVGPSARYIHLGCTSSDIVDTANAVLLTRAGRIILADLDRLLGTLETMARTYQGRLCMGRTHGIHAEPTSFGLKMAVFHAEFQRHRQRWVDALENIRFGKISGAVGTYAQLEPELEERALTILGLEVDPISTQVIQRDRYAQYFTALALIAGGIERICVELRHLQRTEVLEVEEGFGKGQKGSSAMPHKKNPISAENLTGLSRLVRTNAVAAMENMALWHERDISHSSVERVIMPDSTIMVNYMLNRLNGLLANLRIIPENMERNLMGSYGLFFSQRVLIALVEAGLPRQEAYVMVQAVAMDCWRDRTSFEAAVRDNSGITAHLDAARLDQAFDLNYYLRHEQTVFNRVFSQGKKND from the coding sequence ATGATTGATCGTTATACCCGCAAGGAAATGGGCGACATTTGGACCCTGGAACAAAAATTCCGGGTCTGGCTTGAAGTAGAGCTGGCCATCTGCGAAGGCTGGCACGCCATGGGCGTCATTCCGGGCTCGGACATGCAGGCCATAAGAGAAAAGGCCGATTTCGAACTGGACCGAATTCTCGAACTCGAAGAGACCACCAAACACGATGTCATCGCCTTCCTGACCGCCGTGGAAGAAAAGGTCGGCCCCTCGGCAAGATATATCCATCTCGGCTGCACGTCCTCGGACATTGTCGACACGGCCAACGCCGTGCTGCTGACCAGGGCAGGCCGGATCATCCTGGCCGATCTGGACAGGCTGCTGGGTACCCTTGAGACGATGGCCAGGACCTACCAGGGCAGGCTGTGCATGGGGCGCACCCACGGCATCCACGCCGAGCCGACCAGCTTTGGTCTGAAGATGGCCGTCTTTCACGCCGAGTTCCAGCGTCACAGACAGCGCTGGGTCGATGCCCTGGAGAACATCCGCTTCGGCAAGATTTCCGGGGCCGTTGGCACCTACGCCCAGCTCGAACCCGAGCTCGAGGAGCGCGCTCTGACCATCCTCGGTCTTGAGGTCGACCCCATCTCCACCCAGGTCATCCAGCGCGACCGCTACGCCCAGTATTTCACCGCCCTGGCGCTCATCGCCGGCGGCATCGAGCGCATCTGTGTGGAACTTCGGCACCTGCAGCGCACCGAAGTGCTCGAAGTGGAGGAAGGTTTCGGCAAGGGGCAGAAGGGATCGTCGGCCATGCCGCACAAGAAGAACCCCATCTCGGCCGAGAACCTGACCGGACTCTCCCGCCTGGTTCGCACCAACGCCGTGGCCGCCATGGAAAACATGGCTCTGTGGCACGAGCGCGACATCAGCCATTCGTCGGTGGAGCGCGTCATCATGCCCGACTCGACCATCATGGTTAACTACATGCTGAACCGTTTGAATGGGCTGCTCGCGAACCTGCGCATCATCCCCGAAAACATGGAACGCAACCTGATGGGCTCCTATGGCCTCTTCTTCTCGCAGCGCGTGCTCATCGCCCTGGTGGAAGCGGGTCTCCCGCGTCAGGAGGCGTATGTCATGGTCCAGGCCGTGGCCATGGACTGCTGGCGGGACCGGACCTCGTTCGAGGCCGCCGTGCGCGACAACTCGGGCATCACCGCCCATCTCGACGCCGCCCGCCTGGACCAGGCCTTTGATCTGAACTATTATCTGCGGCACGAACAAACCGTGTTCAACCGCGTTTTCTCCCAGGGGAAGAAAAATGATTGA
- a CDS encoding sugar phosphate isomerase/epimerase codes for MTFTNLPLRYIEEHPHFMDLFLTRGLCPELGLDALSLDTFSADWHKKTARIFHDAGLTCAVHLPFFDLRPGSLDPMIRKASQDRLLQAVDTAGIYDPAHFIAHLDYQPVIYSLFEEAWLENSLHTWEMVLDRAGSVPLYLENVFELSPDHHVRVLRGLAGKAGACLDVGHWHCFAEGSRCGNLMEWIEALSPFRLHLHLHDNDGESDAHLGLGEGTIPWDQLWTGLAGREASATFEPHTEAAFEATQDYLHAHDVKF; via the coding sequence ATGACCTTCACCAACCTGCCCCTGCGCTACATCGAAGAGCACCCCCATTTTATGGACCTCTTCTTGACCCGTGGGTTATGCCCCGAACTCGGCCTTGACGCCCTGAGCCTCGATACGTTTTCGGCCGATTGGCACAAAAAGACCGCCCGCATTTTTCACGACGCCGGGCTGACCTGCGCCGTGCACCTGCCCTTTTTCGACCTGCGTCCGGGAAGCCTGGACCCAATGATCCGCAAAGCAAGCCAAGACCGACTGCTGCAGGCCGTGGATACGGCCGGGATCTATGACCCGGCCCACTTCATCGCCCACCTGGACTATCAGCCCGTCATCTATTCCCTTTTTGAAGAGGCATGGCTTGAAAACTCCCTGCATACCTGGGAGATGGTGCTGGATCGGGCCGGGAGCGTGCCGCTCTACCTTGAAAACGTGTTTGAACTGAGCCCGGATCATCATGTACGCGTGCTGCGGGGGCTTGCAGGCAAGGCCGGAGCCTGCCTGGACGTGGGGCACTGGCACTGTTTCGCCGAGGGAAGCAGGTGCGGTAACCTGATGGAATGGATCGAGGCGCTGTCCCCTTTTCGCCTGCACCTGCATCTGCACGACAACGATGGGGAATCCGACGCCCATCTTGGACTCGGAGAGGGCACGATCCCCTGGGACCAGCTCTGGACCGGCCTGGCCGGGCGGGAGGCCTCGGCCACCTTCGAACCGCACACCGAGGCCGCCTTCGAGGCCACCCAGGACTACCTGCACGCTCACGACGTGAAGTTCTGA